One Bacteroidota bacterium genomic window, GCTTTTGTTCCTCTTATCTACTTCGGACTTCGGTCTTCTGTCTTCCAACCTTTATAAAAATAACAAATGTCCCAAAACTAAAACAGCCCCCCAAATCTGAGGAGCTGCCTTTCAATAGCATAACATTATCAAAAAAATTATTTCGCCGCTTTCTTCTCGTAACGTTTTTTGAATTTATCTACACGGCCTGCTGTATCAACCAACATAAGTTTGCCGGTATAAAAAGGATGCGACATGTGTGAAATATCCAGCTTAATAAGCGGGTATTCATTTCCGTCTTCCCATTTAATAGTTTCTTTTGTTTCAGATGCTGAACGGGTTATGAACGCATAATCGTTCGACATGTCTTTGAAAACACACAATCTGTAGTTTTCGGGGTGTATACCTTTTTTCATTGTTCAAAAATTTATTGGGATGCAAATATAGGAAAAAAATGAAAAACATCAGCGAATAACGAATAAAAAGCGAATTTACGAATCTAAACCCATATCAATTCGCAAATTCGTACAGATTCGTTATTCGTTGATGTTGCCGTTCATCATATTTTTCAGCTTAAAAACAGGCTTTTTGCCTATATTCACCCTATAAATGATACCTTTTATGCACAGAATATTGCCTCTGATGACCCTTTTAATTTGCCTTTCAGGATACAGTCAAAAGAAGGATATTACGCTCGAAGATATATGGACCAAAGGAACCTTTATGCCGGCAGGGATCGATGGTTTGTATTCAATGAAGGATGGTAAGTATTATACTTCGTTGGAAACAGACGAAAAGGGCCTGGAAACATTTATAGTTAAATATGAATACAAAACGGGGAAACAGGTTAAAACAATCGTTCGTTCATCTGCTCTTATTCCCGCCGGATCCTATACTCCTGTTTCAATTGATAACTATTCTTTCAGCAATGATGAAAGCAAGATCCTTATCGCTTCTGAAGAGGAAAAAATTTACCGTCACTCAACCCGCGAAAATTATTATGTGTATGATATAAAGTCAAAGAAACTCGACAAGGTTACCGCAGGTGAGAAGCAAATGTATGGCTCCTTTTCACCCGATGGAAACAAAGTGGCCTTTGTACGCAACAACAACCTCTTTATTAAAGACCTTGTTAAAGGAGTTGAATCAATGATTACCTCTGACGGAAAATTCAACCACATTATTAATGGCGCCACTGATTGGGTGTACGAAGAAGAATTCTCGTTCAGCCAGGCCTATGCATGGAGTCCTGATGGTAATAAAATCGCTTATTACAGATTCGATGAAAGCCGCGTGAAAGAGTTTGAAATGAGTGAGTATAATGGTAACCTGTACCCTACTGTGTATCGTTATAAATATCCTAAAGCCGGTGAAAATAATTCGGTCGTAAGTATTCATGTGTATGATCTTCAAAAGGCCACAACAATCACAGTTGACATTGGCAAAGAAACCGATCAATACATTCCCCGCATAAAATGGACCAACAATGACAGCACACTTTCGTTATTACGTATGAACCGTTTGCAAAATAAGCTGGAACTACTGCTCGCCAATGCATACACCGGTCATTCAAAAATTATTTTAACGGAGGAAAGCAAAACATATATTGAGATATCGGATAACCTTACTTTCTTAAAGGACAATAAAAGCTTTATCTGGTCAAGCGACATGGATGGTTTTTACCACTTGTATTTATATGATATTTCGGGCAAAATGATCAGACAGCTCACCAAAGGAAGCTGGGATGTGTTCGACTTTAAAGGAGTTGATGAATCTACCCAAACCCTGTTTTATATATCTGACGAGACTTCCGTAACAGAAAGATGCCTTTACTCCATTAAGCTGGATGGAGAAAAAAAACAAAAACTCTCAGTAAATAACGGCACCAACAGTGTCGACTTTGGAAACGGATTCCATTATTACATCAACACATTCAGCGACGCGAACACGCCTCCAAACATTACACTGCACAGCGCTGATGGTAGGCTTATCCGTGTTATTGAAGACAATAAAGACCTTAAGAAAACCCTTGAAAGCTATAACTTAACAAAAAAAGAATTCTTCTCGTTCAAAACTTCCGAAGATGTAGAATTAAATGCATGGATGATGAAGCCCGCTGATTTTGATCCCAATATTAAATACCCTGTTTTGCTTACATTTTATGGAGGCCCACACAACAACGACGTGAGTAATGAATGGGGAGGCAGCTACTATTTGTGGCACACCCTCCTAACCCAAAAGGGATATATTGTAGCCTGTGTGGACAACCGGGGTACAGAAGGGCGTGGACGTGATTTTAAAAAATGTACTTACAAACAATTAGGAAAACTCGAAACAATTGATCAGATCGAATCGGCCAGATTCCTGGGTAGTTTTGCTTATGTCGATAAAGACCGCATAGGTGTACAGGGTTGGAGTTTTGGTGGTTACCTGAGTTCACTTTGCATGACAAAGGGTGCCAATTATTTTAAAGCGGGTATAGCAGTTGCACCCGTTACCAACTGGCGTTTTTATGATACTATATATACCGAACGTTATCTTTCAACGCCACAAGAGAACCCCGGAGGATACGATGAAAATTCCCCCATCAATTTTGTAAATATGCTGAAAGGTAAGTACCTGCTCGTTCATGGCAGCGCCGACGACAACGTGCATTTACAAAACACCCTTGAAATGAGCAGCGCCCTCATTAAAGCCAACAAACAGTTCGAGCAGTTCATTTATCCCGATAAAGCCCATAGTATAAATGGGGCCGTTACAAGATTGAACCTGTTCACCAAAATGACCAATTTTATTATAGAGAATTTGTAAGCACAATTTTCATATATTTAGCGACTCTAAAAAAGAAAAACTATGTCAGCAACGACAAACGAAGGACACCCAAAAGGATTGTATGTATTATTTGTAACCGAAATGTGGGAGCGTTTCAGCTACTATGGAATGCGGGCGCTGTTTGTGCTTTTCATGACCAAAGCATTATTATTTGACAAAGCGCTTGGTTCACAGATATATGGCAGTTATACAGGATTGGTTTATCTAACACCCCTACTCGGAGGTTATATGGCCGACAGGTATTGGGGCAATCGTAAATCTATCATCATTGGCGGCTTACTTATGGCCCTTGGCCAGTTTTTCATGTTTTTCAGCGGCTCAATTTATGAGCAGCAGAGTACGGCCGGAATAGCCATGTATACCGGTTTAACATTTCTCATTTTAGGAAATGGATTCTTTAAACCGAATATTTCTACAATGGTGGGACAACTTTATCCAGAAGGTGATAAAAGACGTGACGCGGCCTTTACAATTTTTTACATGGGTATTAATCTTGGAGCTTTTATTGCTCCGCTGCTTTGCGGTTATCTTGGCGATACAGGTAACCCTGCTGATTTTAAATGGGGCTTTCTGGCGGCGGGTTGTGGCATGCTGGTAAGTATTGCCTTTTTTGTTTATCTAAAGGATAAATATATTGTAACACCAGAAGGCAAGGCTATTGGAGGTAAACCGGAAAATGCTTCCACAAAGGTAGCTGAAACCGCAAGGCCCGATGTATCAGTTCAGACAGATGTTCCTGAAGAACTGGTAAAAGCATTTTCGCCCGCACAGGTTGGTATTTGGGGAACTGTCGCGATTGCCATATTTGGACTTTTCTTTTGGGGTTTCGATACAGACCTTATCGGTTCATTTATTTACTCATTAACCATTGCGGCTCCGGGATTTATTATATCCGACAAAACCCTCACCAAGATCGAACGCGAGCGGATCTGGGTAATTTATATCGCAGCCTTCTTTGTTATATTCTTTTGGGCTGCATTCGAGCAGGCGGGCGCATCACTTACCTATTTCGCCGAAGAACAAACTGACAGAAATCTTTTGGGAACAACAATTCCAACCAGCTTTTTTCAATCGATCAATGCTGTAGCAATTGTGATCTTCGCACCTCTTTTTGCTTTCCTATGGCAGTTTCTTGGCAAGAAAAACATGGAGCCTGCATCACCTTATAAACAGGCGCTTGGTTTATTTCTGCTTTCACTAGGATACCTGGTGATCGCCTTCGGTGTTAAAGGAGTGGAGCCGGGTGTTAAGGTGAGCATACTTTGGTTAACATCATTATACCTTATTCACACTTTTGGTGAATTGTGCCTTTCTCCGATCGGTCTTTCAATGGTAAACAAACTTGCTCCCATGAAATTTGCATCATTGCTTATGGGCGTTTGGTTTCTTTCTACCGCCGCAGCCAATAAATTCGCGGGTGCCTTAAGCAGCCTTTACCCTGATCCTTCGAAACCATTTCCGCATTTTATAGGATTTGAAATAAATGACCTTTATTCTTTCTTTATGGTATTCGTGGCCATGTCCGGAGCAGCATCACTTTGCTTATTTGTGGTAAGTAAAAAGTTGACTACCATGATGAATGGGATCAGGTAGTTGTTGGTTATTAATTGTCGGTTGCCGGCGAAACAAACAACTAACGTACAGTCATTCATTTTAACAAATTTTGACTAAAGCAGAAACCCCATATCAAACACTTGAAACTGGCCAACCTGTTTTATTAGGCAAACAATCCCTTACCGAATCCGAGATCATTGAATACGCTAGAATATTTGACCCGCTTGAGTTTCACATTGATAAAGAGGCGGCTAAAAAAAGTTTATTCGGCAGATTAATAGCCAGCGGTCCTCATATTTTCCAGGTCATGCACCGTAAATTCTGGATACCGCGCTTTGGAAACTCTGTTATTGCCGGACTTGAAGTAAATAATTGGAAATTCCTGAAGCCCGTTTACCCCAACCATGAAATTGAGTGTTATATTACAATTCTTTCAAAAAAAGTGAATTCCGACAGTAAAACTGTAACAATTAAGTGGTTTTATGAGTTTAAGTATGCTCAAAGTAAAGAATTGGTACAATGTTTGGATATGACTGTATTACATAGAATTTAACAAATCAATATATTGATGAAAAAACTACTGATTCCCGCGGCATTATTTTTAATACTTATACTTACTGCTTTCAAGGTCGGTGAAGAAAAAAAATCACCACCCGATGAACAAATAAAGTGGTACACCTTCCAGGAAGCGTACAACCTCAATAAAACCAAACCTAAAAAAATATTCATTGATGTATACACCGACTGGTGCGGATGGTGCAAGAAAATGGATGCATATACATTCAAGGACCAGCGTGTAATTAAATTGATGAACAAATATTTTTATGCCGTTAAGCTCGATGCCGAAATGAAAGACACCGTAAGAATGGACAGCGCTCAATTTGTAAACCCTAATCCAAACGGGATGCGCTCCACTCATCAGCTTGCATCGGCATTGCTGAACAACCAGATGTCCTACCCCACTACAGTTTACCTGAATGAAAAATTCGGCTTATTAAGTCAGCCTGTGCCCGGTTACCAAACGCCCGAAAGCATTGAACCTATCATGGTGTTTTTAGGTGAAGAATTATTCAACAAACAGACCTGGGAGGAATTTATGAAGACATATAAACCTGGCGGAGAAATTATAAAAACTGAAAAAACAGGGAGTAAATAATTATTAAAGGAAATAGTCGTTCTTGCTTTTCTTTCTGAAACTTTCTTTGATAGCAACAATTGAAAAAAGTAAAAAATAAACAGGTGTGCCTATAAAAACGATGAATGCTAATGTTGATAATTCTTCAGGTAGATACATCACAGTAAATAGCATCCATGTAATACTTACAAAGACACCTAAGACTGAAAGTTGTTTCATATTAGCAATGTTTGACTACCAAATATAATTATTTTAGGGCCTGTTTAAAATTTATATATATAAAAAACAGGTCGCCCCGATGGGGCTAAAATTCGGTAGTGCATTTTTACTACAAACAGGTCGTCCCTCTGGGACTTATTTTTGAAACCCTTTAGGGGCGACCTGTTTGTAGAAAGACAAGTTAAAATATATTTTAAGCCCCGTCGGGGCGACTTGTAATTAAATCTAATGAAATTTAAACAGGCTCTTAATTAAGAGGTTATGCGTTAGTTTATTCAATCTCCTGATAATAAACATATATAAATTATGAAAAAATTTATTCCGATCATTTTACTGGGCTTTATCTTCCCGGCTTGCAAAACAAACTACGTACACATCAGCGTTATGGATCCTGCACCTGTCACAGTACCAAATACGATCAGGAAAGTGGGAGTGCTTAACAGAAGTATACCTTCGGATGACGCAAAGACATTGAACACAATTCACCAGATCCTTTCCGGAGAAACTGCTGCTATGGTTAAAGAAGGCAGTGCCGAAAGCATCAGGGGGTTAAAAGACGCCTTGATGGAAAACAACCGGTTTGAACTGGTAAAGCAATTGGACTCAACGGTGCTCAAAGGGCCGGGTTTTGGTATCTTCGCTGCTCCATTATCATGGGAACAGGTAGAAAGCATATGTCGCGCCAATAATATTGATGCGCTGTTTGCATTGGAAATGTTTGATACTGAACTGAAGATAAACCCTATTGTAATTCCGCCAAAAACAACAAATCCATTGGATGTTATTGCGTCTGTTCAGCAGCAGGTGAATATGGAAACAACAGTTAAAACAGGCTGGAGGATATATGACCCCGGCAATAGGTTAATTGTCGATGAGTATTCACTTTTTCAGAACATGACTTTTACCGCGCGCGGCGTAACTGTAGTTGCCGCAACAGGGGCGCTGATCAGCCGTAAAGAAGCCGTGAAACAAACTGCTAACAAGGTTGGCCACATATACGCCGACAGAATACTTCCATATTGGACAAAAGTTACCCGTGATTATTATGTAAAAGCCAATTCAAATTTTAAGATCGCCAAGCGCAAGGCCAGGACAGGTAACTGGGATGGAGCTGCCGAGATATGGCAAAAAGAAACTACTAACAGCAGCCGGAAAGTCGCCGGAAGAGCCTGCTATAACATGGCTATCATCAATGAAATAAACGGAAACCTGGATAAGGCCATTGAATGGGCACAAAAGTCATATGAAAATTACAATATTCGTCTGGGGAGGAATTATGTGAACATGCTGCGGAACAGGAAGTATCAAAGCGACCGTTTGAAAAGCCAGGAGATAAAATAGGAACCTGAATACGGTTAAGACTTCATTTCAGGAACTTCAGCGTTGGTTCACTTTACCTTATTCTTCTTTTCAAACTCCTTAATAAGCTCTTCATCACTTTTACCGAGGTTGGCAATAGATGCCTTCGCGTCTTCGGCAATTTTGGTATTGGGATATTGTTCAACGACCTGGCTGTATATCCCTTTTGCTTTGGTTATATCATTCAATTGCGTTTCGTAAATAAAACCCTGAAGGAACAGAGCAAACGAAGCTTTTCCAAAATTGGGATATACATCATTTACTTTTTGAAAAAGCTCAATAGCCTTTTCACTTTGTTTAACATTCATAGAAACTTCAGCGGCCTTGAAAAGATAATCAGCCGCTGCGGCATCTTTGGGATAGTTATTGAAAAATTCCATATACGCGTTTACCATTGCTGCACCAAGGTTGTAATCGATTGTTTGCTGTGCTTTGAGCTTCTGCTCTAATAGTTCAATAGTATGTACAAGTGTATCGCGAACCGGCTTTGCAGGGCTTTTAGTGGCAGGTGTTTCCGGGCTACTGTTGTTGCAGGCGGCGAATAGGAACGAGACAAACGCAAGAAGGATTATTTTTTTCATAATAAGAATTTTTGGTGGGCTTTTGTGTTTTGGTGCTTTAGTGGCAAATGGATTTTCGCCACCAAAGCACGAAAGCTCCAAATTTTCACCAAATGTTTTTCTGAAAATTCCATATAATCATCGTATTCGGTATGATCTTTAATATATGGTTTTCAAAATTCATGTTATGTCGACCCGCCTTTTGACGGGTTAGACACCTGGCAGAGCGCTGGCCACCTACCCTCAAATGCCAGATTCCTCGTTTCACTCGGAATGACACACATCTGACTTAAAGTAATTAATAAAACCTACTGATCACTGATCACTGATTACCGATTACTGATTACCGATCACCGATAACTGATCACCAATCCCCCCCCTTCACTTCCTCTTCGGAAACCTCATCTTATACGCTACATCCACTTTACCTTTGGTAATGTCATCCAGCTTGCCCTTTAGCATCTTTCTGCGCATTGGGTTTATCCTGTCCACGAACAACTTGCCGTCAATATGATCATACTCATGCTGAATAATGCGGGCAGCAATACCTTCGTACGTTTCAATATGTTTCTTAAAATGCTCGTCATAATACTGTATCCTTATCTTAGGTAAACGCAGCACATCTTCCCGTATCTTGGGTATACTCAGACAACCCTCGTTAAATTTCCATTCTTCACCCTCTTCCTCAAGGATCTTTGCATTGATAAATACCTTTTTCAGGTCCTTCAATCCTTTATATTCTTCAAGGGGCTTTCCGTCATCATCTGTGTCTTCTGCAAATGGCGATGGGTCAATAATAAATAAGCGTATGGATCTGCCAACCTGCGGAGCCGCCAAACCCACTCCACTCGCATCATACATAGTATCAAACATGTCAGCAATAAACTGCTCCAGGCCGGGATAGTCTTTATCTATATCGACTCCCACTTTTTTAAGTACCGGATCGCCGTAGGCTACAATTGGAAAAATCATAACAAATTACAAATTGAAAATTACAAATTACTAATTACCTGTCTACAC contains:
- a CDS encoding type B 50S ribosomal protein L31, whose amino-acid sequence is MKKGIHPENYRLCVFKDMSNDYAFITRSASETKETIKWEDGNEYPLIKLDISHMSHPFYTGKLMLVDTAGRVDKFKKRYEKKAAK
- a CDS encoding S9 family peptidase, yielding MHRILPLMTLLICLSGYSQKKDITLEDIWTKGTFMPAGIDGLYSMKDGKYYTSLETDEKGLETFIVKYEYKTGKQVKTIVRSSALIPAGSYTPVSIDNYSFSNDESKILIASEEEKIYRHSTRENYYVYDIKSKKLDKVTAGEKQMYGSFSPDGNKVAFVRNNNLFIKDLVKGVESMITSDGKFNHIINGATDWVYEEEFSFSQAYAWSPDGNKIAYYRFDESRVKEFEMSEYNGNLYPTVYRYKYPKAGENNSVVSIHVYDLQKATTITVDIGKETDQYIPRIKWTNNDSTLSLLRMNRLQNKLELLLANAYTGHSKIILTEESKTYIEISDNLTFLKDNKSFIWSSDMDGFYHLYLYDISGKMIRQLTKGSWDVFDFKGVDESTQTLFYISDETSVTERCLYSIKLDGEKKQKLSVNNGTNSVDFGNGFHYYINTFSDANTPPNITLHSADGRLIRVIEDNKDLKKTLESYNLTKKEFFSFKTSEDVELNAWMMKPADFDPNIKYPVLLTFYGGPHNNDVSNEWGGSYYLWHTLLTQKGYIVACVDNRGTEGRGRDFKKCTYKQLGKLETIDQIESARFLGSFAYVDKDRIGVQGWSFGGYLSSLCMTKGANYFKAGIAVAPVTNWRFYDTIYTERYLSTPQENPGGYDENSPINFVNMLKGKYLLVHGSADDNVHLQNTLEMSSALIKANKQFEQFIYPDKAHSINGAVTRLNLFTKMTNFIIENL
- a CDS encoding peptide MFS transporter; translation: MSATTNEGHPKGLYVLFVTEMWERFSYYGMRALFVLFMTKALLFDKALGSQIYGSYTGLVYLTPLLGGYMADRYWGNRKSIIIGGLLMALGQFFMFFSGSIYEQQSTAGIAMYTGLTFLILGNGFFKPNISTMVGQLYPEGDKRRDAAFTIFYMGINLGAFIAPLLCGYLGDTGNPADFKWGFLAAGCGMLVSIAFFVYLKDKYIVTPEGKAIGGKPENASTKVAETARPDVSVQTDVPEELVKAFSPAQVGIWGTVAIAIFGLFFWGFDTDLIGSFIYSLTIAAPGFIISDKTLTKIERERIWVIYIAAFFVIFFWAAFEQAGASLTYFAEEQTDRNLLGTTIPTSFFQSINAVAIVIFAPLFAFLWQFLGKKNMEPASPYKQALGLFLLSLGYLVIAFGVKGVEPGVKVSILWLTSLYLIHTFGELCLSPIGLSMVNKLAPMKFASLLMGVWFLSTAAANKFAGALSSLYPDPSKPFPHFIGFEINDLYSFFMVFVAMSGAASLCLFVVSKKLTTMMNGIR
- a CDS encoding DUF255 domain-containing protein translates to MKKLLIPAALFLILILTAFKVGEEKKSPPDEQIKWYTFQEAYNLNKTKPKKIFIDVYTDWCGWCKKMDAYTFKDQRVIKLMNKYFYAVKLDAEMKDTVRMDSAQFVNPNPNGMRSTHQLASALLNNQMSYPTTVYLNEKFGLLSQPVPGYQTPESIEPIMVFLGEELFNKQTWEEFMKTYKPGGEIIKTEKTGSK
- a CDS encoding tetratricopeptide repeat protein — protein: MKKIILLAFVSFLFAACNNSSPETPATKSPAKPVRDTLVHTIELLEQKLKAQQTIDYNLGAAMVNAYMEFFNNYPKDAAAADYLFKAAEVSMNVKQSEKAIELFQKVNDVYPNFGKASFALFLQGFIYETQLNDITKAKGIYSQVVEQYPNTKIAEDAKASIANLGKSDEELIKEFEKKNKVK
- a CDS encoding peptide deformylase, with the translated sequence MIFPIVAYGDPVLKKVGVDIDKDYPGLEQFIADMFDTMYDASGVGLAAPQVGRSIRLFIIDPSPFAEDTDDDGKPLEEYKGLKDLKKVFINAKILEEEGEEWKFNEGCLSIPKIREDVLRLPKIRIQYYDEHFKKHIETYEGIAARIIQHEYDHIDGKLFVDRINPMRRKMLKGKLDDITKGKVDVAYKMRFPKRK